The Gordonia terrae genome contains the following window.
CGACAGTTCACGCATCGCCCGATGGCCGAGTGCGTCGGCGGAGGTCACGGCAACGGTGTTGGCCCCGCAGGTGCGGACCAGCTCGGAAGCCCGGTCGTAGCCGGCGAAGATCGGGACTTCGGCGACCACGCCCTGGGTCGCGTGTCCGGCGGCGAACTTCGGGGTCGGAGAGGCGCCGGGCGGATCGGTGAGGCACACTCCCACGACTCGGTAGCCGAGGGCGGGATTCGTGTTCAACCGGTCGATGAGTGCTCGAGCGGATGATCGGGAGCCGACGACCAGTACCGATCGCAGGAATCGTCCGCTCTCGCGGCCCGCCAGGAGGTGTCGGCGCCAGGCCCATCGGCCGACGATGAGCATCAGCGTCCCGGCCGGGAGCGCGATAGCGATGAATCCGCGGGCGATGCCCAGAGCGAATGCGAGGTCGATGATGGCCCAGGCACCGAAGCAGACGAAGCAGGCGCTCAGGACACGGTGGTACTCGACAGGTCCGGTGCCCAGTATGCGGGGATCGCCGGCCTGTCCGACGCGCAACGCCGTCTGCCATCCGACGATGAGGGTCACGGTGACCAGGAGTGCGGGGATACCGTCGCGGCCGATCGGCCGGAAGGGGTCGGCACCGAACCGTAGGAACTGTCCGGCCAGAACGGCGATCGAGATGAGCGACAGATCGGTCCACGCGACGTGCCGCGCGTACTGGACCAGCCAACTCTGCGACGTGGTCGGCGTCGCGTCCGGAACACGGTCGGTACCGATGAAGGCCCTCGTGAACCGGTCAACTGGAACGCTCATGTACTCCCCCTGAGTGACGCCGAGGCGAACGGCCGGTTGTATTCGAGCGGCTCGCTGCCTTGGCGATTCGGAACACTACAACGCATTTCTCGGCTTTTACACAGATTGTTTTCGCGCGGGTTCGTCTGGACTACGTCGCTTTGTCGGAAAAGGCGGAGAACCTGGACGACTGACTCAATCCCGGTTTCAGAGCGGGATTCTCGATCACTGTCGAATGGGCTGGTATCGGCGTCGGGCGCGTTTGTCAGGCGATGCTTGTCGAGTGTTCCGAGAGCTGAGATTCGCGCCCATGAGACAACAGTGGTTGTCTCGTCGGTGGCTCTCTAGGTGTCCTGAACTGCAGGTTTACCGGGCCGTCCGTCAGCCGGTGCGCTCGGCGGTGCTTCGGTCGGCGTGTGGCGACGCTCGCGCCTGTGTTGCGAGTTGACAATCGCCGGTTGAGAAATGCCGGTTGACTAATGACCGCTTATTTTTGTGAGTCGTTTTCGTTGATCGGAACGTGAGCT
Protein-coding sequences here:
- a CDS encoding sugar transferase yields the protein MSVPVDRFTRAFIGTDRVPDATPTTSQSWLVQYARHVAWTDLSLISIAVLAGQFLRFGADPFRPIGRDGIPALLVTVTLIVGWQTALRVGQAGDPRILGTGPVEYHRVLSACFVCFGAWAIIDLAFALGIARGFIAIALPAGTLMLIVGRWAWRRHLLAGRESGRFLRSVLVVGSRSSARALIDRLNTNPALGYRVVGVCLTDPPGASPTPKFAAGHATQGVVAEVPIFAGYDRASELVRTCGANTVAVTSADALGHRAMRELSWELENCDVEMLVAPGLIDVAGPRITMRPEAGLPLLHIDRPRYKGANRFLKQTFDKVLTVVALVLLSPLLALCALAVKLDSRGPVFYRAERIGTDNTPFAMWKFRSMVVDADTMRAGLAVRDDGNGVLFKLHADPRVTRVGRIIRRYSLDELPQLFNVLGGTMSLVGPRPPLREEVESYDPVVRRRMLVRPGMTGLWQISGRSDLSWEDSVRLDLSYVENWSLTTDLVILWRTASAVLSRRGAY